The Amycolatopsis umgeniensis DNA segment CCTGCGTGGCCGACTTCTCCTGCGTCTCCCGCACGCGCTCGAAGGACTCGGACTCCGGCAGGTACTTGATCATCAACGGCACCAGCACGAGGGCGGGCAGCGCGCCGGCGACGAACATCGCGCGCCAGCCGAGCGGCTGGATCAGCCAGATTCCCAGCAGGGCGGTGAGGACCGCGCCGACGTGGTAGCCGGTCATCACCGTGGTGGTCGCGCTGCCGCCCTTTTCCTTGCGGGCGTACTCGGTGACCAGCGCGATCGCCGTCGGGAGGCAACCGCCCAGGCCGAGCCCGGCGAGGAAGCGGAACAACCCGAAGAAGAACGCCGAGGGCGCGATCGCGCAGAGCGCGGTGCACACCGAGAAGGCCGTGACGGCGATGATCAGCGCCTTGCGGCGGCCGATCACGTCGGTGATCGTGCCGATCGCCATCGCGCCGATCATCATGCCGATCAGGCCGAACGTCGAGATGACCGACGCCGTGCCGGGGGTCAGCCCCCAGACGTGGTCACGGAGCAGTGCGGGCAGCACCGTACCCAGGACGACCAGGTCGAATCCGTCGAGCAGGACCGCCGTCCAGGCGAGCGTTACCACCCACGAACGGGCCGCGGCAGGGGACATGGGGACCTCCAGCTGTTCGCTATGCGCACGAGTATGCACAATACGAACGCTGTGAGCAAGGCCACTGGACCCCTGGATGTCAACGTTTCGCGAGATCTCCCAGAACACGCCAGGTGCGGAGCCGCTCTTCGCTGGTCCGGATACCGCTCTGGGTCGCGACGACCTCTGTCGCGCCGGCGTCGAAATACCGCCGGATCTCGGCCGCGACGGTCTCCTCGTCCCCGGCGATCACCAGCTCACCGGCGGAATCCACGCCCTGGACGTCGAAAACCGCGCGATAGGAGGGGATGTCGCGGAAGAACGCGTACTGCCTGTCGACCGTGGCGCGGATGGCGTCGGGATCGTCGGTCACGACGACCGGGACCATCGCGATGACCCGCGGCGCCGGACGGCCGGCGGCGGCTTGGGTGATCTCCGGGACGATCAGCTCCGAAAGCGCCTTCGGCCCGGCGAGGAACGGGATCGTGCCGTCGGCGAGTTCGCCGGTGACACGCAGCGCCTGTCGCCCCATCGCGGCGATGATCAGCGGGATGTCCGAAGAGCCCGCGACCGAGAGCGATGCCGCGAAACCCTTGGCGTGCGCGGTGACCGTCTCACCCTGGAAGTCGACTTCGTCGCCTTCGAACACCTGGCGGAGGATCGTGAGGTATTCGCGCAGGTGCTTGATCGGGGACGGATACTCGATGCCGTACGCCGGTTCGAGCCAGTTTTTCGCGCCGGTGCCGAGGCCGAGCACGAACCGGCCGCCGGTGGCGGCCTGCGCCGTCTGCGCGAGGCCGGTGATCAGCAGCGGATGTCGCGGATAGATCGGGACGACGCCGGTTCCGACGGCGATCCCCGGCACGGCGCGGCCCGCGAGGGCGGCGACGGTGATCGCGTCGTGCTCCATCTGTTGGGAGAACCAGGCGGACGTGAGGCCCGCGTCGGCGGCCTGCTGGGTCTGCGTGATGAGTTCGTCGACGATGTTGACGGCGTTCGCGGTGTCCCCGGACGGGAGTGCCACTCCGATGGTCATGTTCAACGCTAACCGCGCCGTCGAGGGGATATTTCCGCGTTCACCGGGTGGGATGCCGCCGGCTGGGAGGGCGGCGGGACGGCGCTTTGGTCGCCGCCAAGTACGTGAAGGCCCCCTTCACAGCGCTAGGCGCAATGTAGGGGGCCTCCACGTACTTGGGTGAGCCATCCGCAAGTCCGTGAGGACGTCAGACGAACTCGTGCCGCACGATCGTCTGCTCCCGCCCGGGACCGACACCGATCGCCGAGATCCGCGCGCCCGAGAGCTCCTCGAGCCGCTCGACGTACGCCCGCGCGTTCGACGGCAGCTCTTCGAAGGTCCGGCAGCCCGAGATGTCCTCGAACCAGCCCGGCAGCTCTTCGTAGATCGGCAGCGCGTGGTGCACGTCGGTCTGCGTCATCGGCATGTCGTACGTCCGGAACCCGTCGACCTCGTAGCCGACGCACACCGGCACCTTCTCCAGGCCGGACAGCACGTCCAGCTTGGTGAGGAAGTAGTCGGTGATGCCGTTGACCCGCACCGCGTAGCGCGCGATGACCGCGTCGAACCAGCCGGTGCGCCGCGAGCGGCCGGTGGTGACGCCGAACTCGCCGCCCTGCTTGCGCAGGTACTCGCCGGACTCGTCGTCCAGCTCGGTCGGGAACGGGCCGGAGCCGACTCGTGTGGTGTAGGCCTTGAGGATGCCCAGCACGGTGGTGATCTTGCCCGGGCCGATGCCCGAACCCGCGCTCGCGCCGCCGGACGTCGGGTTCGACGACGTCACGAACGGGTAGGTGCCGTGGTCGACGTCGAGCAGGGTGCCCTGCGAGCCTTCGAGCAGCACGGTCTCGCCGCGCTCGAGGGCCTGGTTGAGCTGCAGGCGCGTGTCGGCGATGCGGTGCGCGAACTTCTCGCCCGCGGCCAGCACCTCGTCGGCGACCTGGTCGGCGTCGAGCGCCTTGCGGTTGTAGACCTTGACCAGCACCTGGTTCTTGAACTCCAGTGCCGATTCGACCTTCTGCCGGAAGATCTTCTCGTCGAGCAGGTCCTGCACGCGGACGCCGACGCGGGCGATCTTGTCCTGGTAGCAGGGGCCGATGCCGCGGCCGGTGGTGCCGATCTTGCGGCTGCCGAGGTAACGCTCGGTGACCTTATCGATCTCCACGTGGTACGGCATGATCAAGTGCGCGTCGGCGGAGATCAGCAGTTTGCTGGTGTCGACGTCGCGTTCTTCCAGCCCGGCGAGCTCGTCGAGCAGCACCCCCGGGTCGATGACGACGCCGTTGCCGATGACGTTGGTGACGCCCGGCGTGAGGATCCCGGACGGGATCAGGTGCAGGGCGAAGTTCTGCCCGTCGGGAAGGACTACGGTGTGGCCCGCGTTGTTACCGCCTTGGTAACGCACGATCCACTGGACGCGGTCGCCGAGCAGGTCGGTGGCCTTGCCCTTGCCCTCGTCCCCCCATTGGGCCCCGATCAGCACGATGGCCGGCATGTGACACTCCAGGTGTTCGGCGACTTGTGGTTTGGCGCTGGTAAATGCCGGTGCATGAGCGTAACGGAGGGCCTTCGGGTGCGCGGAATAGTGGTGGCCTGCGGAGAGGGCGAACCCACATTGCCGGAGATCGACGACGTCGAAATGGTGCGCGTCCCGAGCCGTCCAGGCAAGGCGGATATCGACCCCTTGCTGGGGGAACACGATCATCTGGTGGTCGCGGGCACCGACGCCGACCTCGCGGCCGTCGCGCTCCGGCTGTTACGAAAAGAACAGCTCACCGGCGTGTCGCTCGGGTTCGTGCCGTCCTCGCCGGACTCCGACGTCGCCCGCATCTGGAGCCTCCCGACAGAGCCCCTGCGCGCCCTCGCGCTCGCGTTGCGCGGCGAGGTCGACCCGGTGCCGCTCATCCGGGACGACACCGGCGGCGTGCTCGTCGGCCGCGGCGTGGTCGGCATGGTGCGCGGGGTGGCCTACTGCGACGAGCACACCGTCCTGCGCGGGCCCGCGCGCTCGATCGAGGTCGAGCCGGACGCGAGCGGGCCGGGGCTGATGGTCCGGGTGACCAAGGGGACGCTGTTCAAACGGCCGTCGACGCAGCACGCGCGGGCGTTCCAGCTCGGCTGCATCCCGACCCGCCCGAGCAGTGACGGCGTCGTCCATCCGCGCGCGATGAGCCGGTGGACCTGGTACCGGCACACCGAGGACCTCCGGCTGGTCCGCGGGCTGGTGTAGCCCGTTCGGCCCAGAACCTTCAGCTGGACTTTCCGAAAATTTTTCGGCGGCGTACACCGGGTCCTGCCTGCTCGTGACACTCTCCGTTCACGAAGGCCCGCCCACGGTGTCACCCGATGGTGTTGCGTGGGTCATATCCGTGTCGCAAGGTGACCAGGTCCCCAAACCTGACACGGAGGCAGCAATATGCCAACTGCGCTTGCTGTTCGTCGCTCCTTCACCGTTCTCGCCGTCTCGGCGATCGTCTCGGCCGGAGTCGTCGGCGTCGCCGAAGCGACACCCCCTGGCATCCCGTCGACCGCGACCGCCAAGACCCAGCTCGCCTCGCTGACCGTCAAGCCGGACGGTTCGTCGAGCGGGTACAGCCGCGAGAAGTTCCCGCATTGGGCCGACCAGGGCAACAGCTGCAACACCCGCGAGGTCGTGCTCAAGCGGGACGGCACGAACGTTCAGCAGGACGGCAGTTGCGCCGCGGTCTCCGGCAGCTGGTTCAGCCCGTACGACGACGCCACCTGGACCGCCGCGTCCGATGTGGACATCGATCACGTCGTGCCGCTCTCGGCCGCTTGGCGCACCGGGGCGTCTTCGTGGACCACCGCGCAGCGGCAGGCGTTCGCCAACGACCTCAGCGCGCCGCAGCTGATCGCCGTCACCGACAACGTCAACCAGGAGAAGGGTGACAAGTCGCCGGACGCCTGGAAGCCGCCGTCCACCGGATATTGGTGCACCTACGCGAAGATGTGGACCACGGTGAAGGCCAAGTACAAGCTCAGCATCAAGTCGGCCGAGAAGACCGCGCTGACGGACATGCTCAACCGCTGCTGACCAAGTCAGTACAGGAAGGCCCCCTTGCTTGCGCCTAGGTACAGGAAGGGGGCCTTCACGTACTTTCGGGGCTGTCAAGCGGAATCGTGGGACGTTTCGCACGGTGAGAGCCGCGCTCACCATGTGGGCGGGCCTCAAGGTCGTGATTAGCGTGAATCGGGTCGGCGCAAGCAGCAGTGCAAATCCCCAGACCTGCGCCCCGTTCCCGCTGGAGGCCACCCGGTGTCCCGTACCGCCGTCACATCCCTGCTGGCCTTGTCCGCCCTCGTGCTCACCGCCTGCTCGTCCGCCGGTGGCTCGACGGGCGCCGATGCCGGGCCACCCCGACCCGGGGGCACGCTGCGCCTCGGGATCTCGTCGAGCCCGGACTGCGTCGACCCGCAGCAGGCCGGCACGAACGCGTCGCTCAACGTCGGCCGTCAACTGGTCGATTCGCTGACCGATCAGGATCCGTCCACCGGTGAGATCAGGCCTTGGCTGGCCGAGAAATGGGAGAGCAACGCGGATTCGACCGCGTTCACCTTCCATCTGCGTGACGGCGCGACGTTCTCCGACAACACCCCTGTCGACGCCGCCGCCGTCAAGACGAGCTTCGACGCGGTCAAGGCCCTCGGCCCGAAAGCCACGCTCGGCTCCGGATACCTGGCCGTGTACAAGGGGACGACGGTCGTCGACCCGAAGACGGTCAAGATCGAGTTCTCCGTTCCCAGCGCCCAATTCCTGCAGGCCAGCTCGACGATGTCGCTCGGCATCCTCGCGCCCGCCGCGTACCGGAAGACTCCGGACGAGCGCTGCCAGGGCGTCGGCCTGATCGGTTCGGGCCCGTTCGTCTTCGAAAGCCTGAAGCAGAACCAGGAAATCGTCCTCGCCAAACGCAAGGGCTACGGCTGGGGCTCGTCGCTGTTCAAGCACCAGGGCGAGGCGTACCTCGACAAGATCGCCTACAAGATCGTGCCGGAACCCGGTGTCCGCACCGGAAGTCTCGCGTCCGCGCAGCTCGACGCCATCACCGACGTCCAGCCGGTCGACGAACCGCAGTTCACCGGCAACGGCTTCACCGAACCCACCCGCCCGAATCCCGGCATCGTGTTCAACCTGCAGGCCAACGTGACCAGGGGTGTGCTCACCGACGAGAAGGTCCGTCAGGCGGTGCTCAAGGGCATCAACCGGCCCGAGGTCACCAGCACCGTGTTGACGCCGAACTACAAGGCGGCCACCAGCATCCTCGGCTCCGCCACGCCGTTCCACGCCGATCTTTCCCCGCTGCTGGCCTACGATCCGGCCGGGGCGACGTCGCTGCTGGAGAGCTCGGGCTGGGTGCCCGGCCCGGACGGCATCCGCACGAAGAACGGCCAGCGGCTGACCGCGAAGGTCGTCTTCTCCCTGGTGTTCAACCAGAACAAGAGCGTGCTCGAACTCGTGCAGCAGCAGTTGCGCAAGATCGGCTTCGACCTCCAGATCGAACAGCGCACGACCGCCGAGAGCGTGCAGATCACGCAGAGCGGGAACTACGAGTACCTCTGGTACAACACCACCCGCGCCGATCCGGACATCCTGCGCAACCTGTTCTCCACCAAGGCGAACAACCGCAGCAAGCTCACCGCGGACAACCCCGTCGACGCACCGCTCGACGCGCAGTCGTCCACTGTGGACCCGGCGAAGCGGAAGCCGGCGGCCGAGGAGGCGCAGCGCGCGATCATCGAGCACGGCTACTCGGCGCCGGTGTTCGAGCTGACCCAGGTACTGGCGCACGGGCCGAACGCGCACGGCGTCGGCTTCGAAGCCTCGTCCCGGTTGCAGCTGTTCGACGCCTGGGTGTCCGGCTCGTGACGCGGTATCTGCTCCGGCGGATCCTGCAGGCCGTCTTCGTCCTCTGGGCGGCGTTCACCGTGTCCTTCGTGATCCTCTACCTCCTGCCGGGCGACGCGATCAGCGCGAAGCTCGGCGGGGGTGAGGCCGGGCTTTCGGTGACGCCGGAGCAACTGGCCGCCGCGAAGGCGGAGTACGGCCTCGACGACCCGCTGCCGGTGCAGTACGGGAAACGGCTGATCGCCGCGCTGCAGGGCGACTTCGGCCGCTCGATCGCCACCGGGGACGACGCCACGGACATGGTCGTCTCCGCCCTGCCGCCGACGCTCGCGGTCACCGGACTGGCCCTGGTGCTCGCGATCCTGTTCGGCGGCGGGGTCGCGATCGCCGGGACCCTCACCCGGCATCGCTGGCTGGGCAACGCCTTGCTCGCGTTGCCGCCGCTGGGGATCTCGCTGCCGCCGTTCTGGGTCGGGCTGCTGCTCATCCAGTTCTTCTCCTTCCAGCTCAGGCTCGTACCCGCGCTGGGGTCGAACGGCTTCGAGTCGCTGATCCTGCCCGCGATCACGCTCGCCATCCCGACCGGCGCGATCATCGGGCAGGTGCTGGCGAAGAGCCTCCGCACGCAACTCGCCGAGCCCTACACCGAGATCGCGCTGGCGAAAGGGGCGAGCCGCTCGAGAGTCCATTTCGGACACATCCTGCGCAACGCGGCGGTGCCGACGCTGACCATCGCCGGGGTGGTCGCGGGGAACCTGATCGCGGGTTCGGTGATCACCGAGACGGTGTTCTCCCGCGACGGCCTCGGGCGGGTGACGTCGTCGGCGGTCACCGCGCAGGACATCCCGGTGGTGCAGGCGGTGATCGTGCTCGCCGCGCTGGTGTTCGTGGTCATCAACCTGCTCGTCGACCTCGTCTATCCCCTGCTCGACCCGCGGATCCGACACCGGGAGACGGCCGATGCCTGACGTTCTCGTCCGTGCCCGGCGGCCCGGCCTGGTGATCGCGGCCGCGGTCCTCGCCTTCGCGCTGCTCGCCGCCGTCATCCCGCAGCTGTTCACCGGGCAGGACCCGCTCGCCGGTGTCCCCGCCGAGAAGATGCAAGGCCCTTCTCTCGCGCATCTCTTCGGCACCGACGAAACCGGGCGGGACATCTTCGCCCGCGTGGTGCACGGCGCCGCGCTTTCCTTGCAGGCGACCGTGATCGCCGTGCTCGTCGCGCTCGTCGCCGGTTCCGCGCTCGGCCTGCTCGCCGGTTTCCGGGGCGGTGCCCTCGATTCGGCGATCATGCGCTGCGTCGACGTGCTGCTGGCGATCCCGTCGATCCTGCTTTCGCTCGCGCTGGTCACCGCGCTCGGCTTCGGCACGACCAACATCGCGATCGCGGTCGGTGTCGCGAATCTCGCGCAGTTCGCCCGGCTGATGCGCGCCGAAGTGCTGCGCGTCCGCAGCGGCGTGTTCGTCGAGGCCGCTCGCGCGGGAGGGGTGCGGTGGACCGGCGTGCTCGGCAGGCACGTGCTGCCCAACGCGCTCGGCCCGGTGCTCGCGCTGGCGACGCTCACCTTCGGTACGGCGGTACTGGAGGTGTCCGCGCTGAGCTTCCTCGGCTACGGCGCCACCCCGCCGACCCCGGAGTGGGGCTCGCTCGTGGCGGGCGGCCGCGGCTTCCTCGCCACCGCCTGGTGGATGACGACCTTCCCCGGACTCACCGTCGCGGCCGTGGTGCTGTCCGCGAACCGGCTGTCCCGAGCGATCGAAGGAGACGAGCGGTGAGCGAACTGCTGACCATCCGCGATCTCGCGGTTTCGTACCGGAACGTGCCCGCGGTGGACGGCGTCAGCCTGTCGGTCCACAAAGGACAGATTGTCGCCGTCGTGGGCGAGTCCGGCTCCGGCAAGAGCACGACGGCGCACGCGGCGATCGGGCTGCTGCCGCGCGGCGGCCGGATCGAACGCGGCGAGATCACCTTCGACGGCCGGGAGCTCACCAAGCTCTCGGACCGCGCTTGGCGATCCGTGCGCGGTCGCGAGATCGCCCTGGTGCCCCAGGATCCGACGGTTTCGCTCAACCCCGTGCACCGCGTCGGCGATCAGGTCGCCGAGGTGCTGCTGATCCACGGCTTGGCGGACAAGCGCAACGCCGGCGCGGAAGCGGTCGAGTTGCTGCGCAGGGCCGGGATCAGCGATCCGGAGGCGCGGGCACGGCAGTATCCGCACGAGTTGTCCGGCGGACTGCGTCAGCGCGCGCTGATCGCCTCCGCGCTGGCCGGGCGGCCGAAACTCATCATCGCCGACGAACCGACCAGCGCGCTCGACGTCACCGTGCAGCGGCAGATCCTGGACCATCTCGAAGAACTCGCCGCGGAAGCGGGCACCGCCGTCCTGCTGATCACCCACGACCTCGGTGTCGCCTCCGACAGGGCGTCGCGGATCGTCGTGCTGTCCCAGGGAAACGTCGTCGAGGAGGGGACGACCGGCGAGATCCTTTCCGCGCCGTCGCAGAGGTACACCCGGGATCTGCTCGCCGCCGCGCCCAGTCTTTCCGACACCCCGCTGCGGGAACCGAAACCGCCGTCGTCCGACATCCTGGTTTCGGTCCGCGACCTCGGCAAGAGCTTCGGCGCGATCCGGGCCGTCGACGGCGTTTCGTTCGACATCGCCCGAGGTCGGACGCTCGCGCTGGTCGGCGAATCCGGTTCGGGCAAGTCGACCACGGCGCGGATGATCCTCCGCTTGGAGACTCCGTCCGACGGCGTCGTCGAGTTCGACGGGCAGGACATCACCGCGCTGCGCGGCGAAGAGCTGCGACGACTTCGGCGCAGGTTCCAGCTGGTGTACCAGAACCCGTACGCCTCGCTGAATCCGAAGTTCAGCATCGAGGACGTCGTCTCCGAGCCCCTGCGGGCGTTCGGGGTCGGCACGAAGGCGGAACGCCGGGCGCGCGCGGCGGAACTGGTCGAACAGGTCGCCTTGCCGTCGTCGGTGCTGAACCGCAAACCCGCCGAACTGTCCGGCGGGCAACGGCAACGCGCGGCCATCGCGCGGGCACTCGCCCTGCGCCCGGAGCTGATCGTCGCCGACGAACCCGTTTCGGCACTGGACGTTTCGGTGCAGGCGCAGATACTGCGGCTGCTCGCCGACCTGCAGGACGAACTCGGGCTGACCTACCTGTTCATCTCGCACGACCTCGCGGTGGTGCGCCAGATCGCGGACACCGTCGGCGTGCTGCGCGGCGGCGAACTCCTCGAACTCGGCCCCGCTCAGGACGTCCTCGACCGGCCGAGCGCGGACTACACCCGGGAGCTGCTGGCCGCGATCCCGGGCCGGAAACCCCTGGAGGCACGATGAAGTTCGGGCTCTTTTCCCTCGTCGCGAACCATCCCGACCCGCTGACCGGCGTGACGCCGACCCAGCACGAACGCCTGCGCCGGGTCATCGACGAAGCGATTTCCGCCGAAGAACTCGGGTTCGACGCGTACGGTGTCGGCGAACGGCACGGCGAACCGTTCCTTTCCTCGGCGCCGCCGGTGATCCTGGCCGCGGTGGCCGAGCGCACCGCACGCGTCCGGCTGCTGACGACGCTGACCGTGATCAGCGTGCTGGATCCGGTCCGCGTCGCCGAGGACTACGCGACGCTGGACCAGCTTTCCGGCGGCCGGCTGGAACTCATGATCGGGAAAGGCAACGATCCCCGGCATTTCCCGCTGTTCGGGCTCGAGGAGGAACGGCAGTGGGAGTACCAGTCGGAGAAGTTCGCCCTGCTGCGCCGCCTCTTCCTGGAGGAGGGGGTGAACTGGGAGGGTGAATTCCGCGCGCCCCTGGCGGACGTCACGACCCGGCCCCGCCCGTTCCACCCGCGGCCGAGGATCTGGCACGGGAGTGCTTCGAGCACCGAGTCGACCGAACTGGCGGCGAAGTTCGGCGACCCGCTGTTCACGGCGAACGGCTTCCACCCCAAGAAGAAGTACGCCGATCTGATCGATCACTACCGGCGACGGTGGGTGGAGTACGGCCACGACCCCGCGGACGCGCTCGTCGGTTCGGGCGCGGGCGGGCTGTACGTCGCCAAGACCTCCCAAGCGGCGCTGGACGGCTACCGGCCGTACTTCGAAGCGTTGCTGCAGACGCCCGCGTACCAGCACAACAAGTCGGAGTTCACCACGCTGGAGGACAAGATCGCCCACGGCTCGGCGCTGGTCGGAAGCCCGGAACAGGTGATCGACAAGATCGGCGACTACCACGCTTCCTTCGGGCACGAGGTACAAGCGGTCTCTGTCGACGGCCTGACGTCGGAGGAGGGACGGGACGTCCTGGAGCTCTTCGCCTCCGACGTCATCCCGATCGTGCGGAAGGAACTGCCCTCCCGGGTCTGGGAGAGCTGACGGGCACTCGCGTGCTCAGACGGCGAACTTCGTGAACGTCGCCCGATCACGCGAGATCCGTCTCCAATCACGCGAGATCCGTCTCCAATCACGCGTGAACGCCCATCCCGCCGAACACGACATCCTTGCCCGCCCCTGTTCGCCGCGACGGAAGGCGTGACTCGCGTGATCAGACACGTGACTCGCGTGATTGGGCGGCGAACTCGCTCGCCAGCCGCAGGATCTCGCGCGCGACGATGTCGTTCTGCCGGAAGGGAAGCGCGTTGGTCCTCGGCCGCGTGAACGCCCCGGCCGACCGCGCGGACGTATGCGGGCCGAGCGCGAAGCGGCGCGGGTGCGGGCGACCCTCGCGGTCGAGCATCCGGCCATCGGAAACGCGGGTGTGGATCCGGCCGGCGAGCAGCCTGTCGCCGGTGACCGTGTCGAGCACCGCTTCCTCACCGAGAGCGCCGCTGTCGCGCAACTGTCGCAAAAGGACATCCGACGCACGTTCGATACTCGGCTCCGGCAACCTCGCCTCGACGAGTGTCCGAGCCTCTGTCTCCCCTGGGAAACTCGCGCCGGACGCGACGAACGTTCGCCGCTCCTCATCGGATTTCACCCGCATTTCGGCGCCCAAGAAGGAGACGAGCCCGGCTTCCTGGAGTGCGAGCAGTTCCTCGAGCCGTCGCGGAGGCGGCCCGCTGGCGAAGTACGAGAAGAAGCCCAGAAACCATCCGTCCAATTCGGACAGTTGAGACGCCGCGTCGAGCCGTCCGGTCTGCACCAGCGCGGGGATCTGGCCCAACACGGACAGCAGCGCCATGAACGCGCCGAGATCCGCGCTGTACTCCGCGTCCGCCCGGCGCCCCAGATCCGCTTCGATGTACTCGCGCAGCTCCTTGCCGAACTCCTCGGCGGTGCCGAACTTCGAACCCGCCATCGGCCGGTCGAGCCGGTCGAGATCGAGCCGGTCGTCCGGCGCCGGGACCGCCCGCGCCACCAACGCGTCGAGCTCGCCGGGCGCCGCGTCCGCGAAAGCGTCGGCGAAGACGGCGAAGTCCATGCGCACCCTTTCGGGATGGGCGGTGAACAGCTCGCTGTAGTACGCCCAGGCGAGTTCCTTCGAGATCAGCGGCCAGACGTCGCGGCGGAAGTCGATCCGGCCGGGCACGGCGCAAAGCTTTTCGATGGCGTACGAGTCGAAGAATCTGGGCAGCTGCAACGGCTTCCCGCCGAGCCGGTAGCCGATCTTCGCGTGATACGGCACCCCTCGCCGCGACCCGATGTGCAGTACGGGCTCGGCGCCGCTGGGGTGATACTTCAACCCGCCGCACGCCTGCTCTTCGAAGCGGCCGCCGCGACCCTCGGTCAGCAGCAGCATCAAGTCGACGAACGCGAGGCCGAAGCCGCGTACCAGCACGGTTTCCCCGGCTCCGATCGCCGAATAGTCGACGTCGGCGGTGTAGCCGGCCGGGTAGTACGCGAGGTCGTGACGTGCGGCGAATTCCGCGAGCTCGGTCTCGCGTGCGTCCGGCTCGGCGTCCAGATGCCCGACGGTGAACAGGACCGCGTCCACCTTCAGCGGATCCGGCCGGTCTTCCAGCCACAGCGACTGCGGCTCACCGTCTTCGAGCCGCACCGCGCGGGTCCGGTGCTCGACGACCTCGATCCCGTCGGGGAGCTCGGAGCACACCTTGCGGTGGAACCAGGCGAGGTACGCGCTCTGCAACCGTCGCGTCGGGAAGTGATCGCTTTGCAGCGCGTCGAGTTCGGCGCGCAGACTGTCGTCGACCTCGGCGTCGAGGGTGCCCGCGCGGACCTGCCGGGCCCACTCGATCAGCGAAGGCCCGGGGCGGACCGGACCGTCGATCTTCACGGTGTCGTCGGTGAAGACCGTGACGTCCTCGGGCATGGAGTTCATCCGCAGCAACGGCGACTGCTCGTATCGCCAGACCCGCCCCGCCCCGGCGGGAAAGGGATCGACGAGATGCACCACCAGCCGCCGCCCGCCGAGCAACTCGGCGGCGTTCGCGCCGAGCCGTTCGAGCACGCCCACCCCGCGCGGACCGGCGCCGACCACCGCGAGCACGTAGGGAGGCTCTGGGGTACTCACCAGGCCGAAGCTACGCCGGGATTCCGGGCCGCGTGCGGGTTCTCAAGGAGCGGAACTCGTTGCCACACCCCGGAATCGGCGCGTACTCGTCGTGCAGGGGGAACTTGGACGAGAGGGACGGACGATGCCGGTCGAATTCCTGGGTATCGGAGGCACCAACGACGGTTCGGAGACGCATACGCGGTCGGGCGGCGTCTTCGACAAGGACTACACGGTGCGCCTCGCGCGGGCGCACGAGGAGTTCGGCTGGGACCGGGTGCTGTTCGCGTACGGCTCCAGCGGGCCGGACCCGGCGCAGGCGGCGGCGTACGTCGCGGCGAAGCTCGACA contains these protein-coding regions:
- a CDS encoding FAD/NAD(P)-binding protein translates to MSTPEPPYVLAVVGAGPRGVGVLERLGANAAELLGGRRLVVHLVDPFPAGAGRVWRYEQSPLLRMNSMPEDVTVFTDDTVKIDGPVRPGPSLIEWARQVRAGTLDAEVDDSLRAELDALQSDHFPTRRLQSAYLAWFHRKVCSELPDGIEVVEHRTRAVRLEDGEPQSLWLEDRPDPLKVDAVLFTVGHLDAEPDARETELAEFAARHDLAYYPAGYTADVDYSAIGAGETVLVRGFGLAFVDLMLLLTEGRGGRFEEQACGGLKYHPSGAEPVLHIGSRRGVPYHAKIGYRLGGKPLQLPRFFDSYAIEKLCAVPGRIDFRRDVWPLISKELAWAYYSELFTAHPERVRMDFAVFADAFADAAPGELDALVARAVPAPDDRLDLDRLDRPMAGSKFGTAEEFGKELREYIEADLGRRADAEYSADLGAFMALLSVLGQIPALVQTGRLDAASQLSELDGWFLGFFSYFASGPPPRRLEELLALQEAGLVSFLGAEMRVKSDEERRTFVASGASFPGETEARTLVEARLPEPSIERASDVLLRQLRDSGALGEEAVLDTVTGDRLLAGRIHTRVSDGRMLDREGRPHPRRFALGPHTSARSAGAFTRPRTNALPFRQNDIVAREILRLASEFAAQSRESRV
- a CDS encoding dipeptide ABC transporter ATP-binding protein is translated as MSELLTIRDLAVSYRNVPAVDGVSLSVHKGQIVAVVGESGSGKSTTAHAAIGLLPRGGRIERGEITFDGRELTKLSDRAWRSVRGREIALVPQDPTVSLNPVHRVGDQVAEVLLIHGLADKRNAGAEAVELLRRAGISDPEARARQYPHELSGGLRQRALIASALAGRPKLIIADEPTSALDVTVQRQILDHLEELAAEAGTAVLLITHDLGVASDRASRIVVLSQGNVVEEGTTGEILSAPSQRYTRDLLAAAPSLSDTPLREPKPPSSDILVSVRDLGKSFGAIRAVDGVSFDIARGRTLALVGESGSGKSTTARMILRLETPSDGVVEFDGQDITALRGEELRRLRRRFQLVYQNPYASLNPKFSIEDVVSEPLRAFGVGTKAERRARAAELVEQVALPSSVLNRKPAELSGGQRQRAAIARALALRPELIVADEPVSALDVSVQAQILRLLADLQDELGLTYLFISHDLAVVRQIADTVGVLRGGELLELGPAQDVLDRPSADYTRELLAAIPGRKPLEAR
- a CDS encoding LLM class flavin-dependent oxidoreductase translates to MKFGLFSLVANHPDPLTGVTPTQHERLRRVIDEAISAEELGFDAYGVGERHGEPFLSSAPPVILAAVAERTARVRLLTTLTVISVLDPVRVAEDYATLDQLSGGRLELMIGKGNDPRHFPLFGLEEERQWEYQSEKFALLRRLFLEEGVNWEGEFRAPLADVTTRPRPFHPRPRIWHGSASSTESTELAAKFGDPLFTANGFHPKKKYADLIDHYRRRWVEYGHDPADALVGSGAGGLYVAKTSQAALDGYRPYFEALLQTPAYQHNKSEFTTLEDKIAHGSALVGSPEQVIDKIGDYHASFGHEVQAVSVDGLTSEEGRDVLELFASDVIPIVRKELPSRVWES
- a CDS encoding ABC transporter permease, whose amino-acid sequence is MPDVLVRARRPGLVIAAAVLAFALLAAVIPQLFTGQDPLAGVPAEKMQGPSLAHLFGTDETGRDIFARVVHGAALSLQATVIAVLVALVAGSALGLLAGFRGGALDSAIMRCVDVLLAIPSILLSLALVTALGFGTTNIAIAVGVANLAQFARLMRAEVLRVRSGVFVEAARAGGVRWTGVLGRHVLPNALGPVLALATLTFGTAVLEVSALSFLGYGATPPTPEWGSLVAGGRGFLATAWWMTTFPGLTVAAVVLSANRLSRAIEGDER